A region of the Excalfactoria chinensis isolate bCotChi1 unplaced genomic scaffold, bCotChi1.hap2 Scaffold_85, whole genome shotgun sequence genome:
tttttctctttatctcagcCCATAAACTTTCAACCTCAGCACTGCCCCGAGTTGCTTGCAGATCTCCTTGGGACAGTTCAGTCTCACCAGGTCACACAGTGAAGAGTAACAAAAGACCTCGAGGCCTCCTaatggagcagctcctgaggtatattccttacaccagctttggaagaggcctccagttgtctggtcctgctctgaaggggccctcttgttatggcagcgccagcaaggagaccagctctgacacagacATTCATATTGCCGGCaactgactgcagccccagagtgctgctgtagagagaAAAGGACTGTCTTGAGACACACAAAACCTTCAGGCCAGCAGaaatgagaggacttgagagcactgtggcattGTAAAGAgagcaaggaggaaaagagcacattgtgctgctgtctgtggctgtacctcctccagacccagacaaggcaggaagagagaagagaaaaggaaaagtctgctttaaaagctttttatttatctctttacctattcagggaatctggttcCATGTTAACATGAGCTCTTGGAGGGAGAAATTGGAGattaggtaggaaagaagtgaaataatttttttatttataagctcaataacatttttttgtGGGTTAATATATCACACACAATCAAACAATAAACGATGCTTAAAACATAAggaaccatcactgggaatcctATAAGGAAGATGTGCAATTTatggaagctggaatagtgcatactgcaacaccttgctgagagcatgcttgatctccctgttcctcatgctgtagataattggattcagtgttggaggaagcACTGAGTACAtaagtgccactgtcagatccaggagtgaggaggaggcagaggtgggcttcaggtaggcaatagaggcagtgctgacaagcagtgagagcacagccaggtgagggaggcacgtggagaaggctttgtgccatccctgctctgagggcatcctcagcacagtcttgaagatctgcacataggacacaactatgaaaacaaagcacccaaaggctaaactgaaactaaaaatgataaacacaacttccctgaggtaggaggctgagcaggagagcttgaggatctgggggatttcacagaaaaactggttgacagcattgccttggcagagaggcagtgaaaacgtactggcagtgtgcagaatggaattgagaaccccagcgccccaggcagctgctgccatggtggcacaagttctgctgtccatcaaggtcccgtagtgcaggggcttgcagatggcaacgtagcggtcataggacatgatggtgagaagggaatactctgctgagaggaagaagaaaaagcaaaacacctgtgcagcacatcctgtgtaggagatggccctggtgtcccagagggcgttggccatggctttggggagagtggtggagatgcagcccaggtcgaggagggccaggttgagcaggaagaagtacatgggggtgtgcaggcggcggtcgcaggctacggctgtgctgatgaggccgttgcccaggagggcagccaggtagatgcccagcaagagccagaagtgcaggagctgcagctgccgcgtgtctgccaacggcagcaggaggaactcactgatggagctgctgttgggcatctgctgttctgggcttggagtcctgtgcagagtgcagaagacaatgacaagtccagaccattctcagagatactcctcctgcttttatatgaaatgttttcattctcctacAACAGTGTACATTTAGCACCAttacttgcttttaatttcatgcAGTTCAT
Encoded here:
- the LOC140265410 gene encoding olfactory receptor 14J1-like gives rise to the protein MPNSSSISEFLLLPLADTRQLQLLHFWLLLGIYLAALLGNGLISTAVACDRRLHTPMYFFLLNLALLDLGCISTTLPKAMANALWDTRAISYTGCAAQVFCFFFFLSAEYSLLTIMSYDRYVAICKPLHYGTLMDSRTCATMAAAAWGAGVLNSILHTASTFSLPLCQGNAVNQFFCEIPQILKLSCSASYLREVVFIIFSFSLAFGCFVFIVVSYVQIFKTVLRMPSEQGWHKAFSTCLPHLAVLSLLVSTASIAYLKPTSASSSLLDLTVALMYSVLPPTLNPIIYSMRNREIKHALSKVLQYALFQLP